TCAGCAAATCTTGTCATTGCCCAACTATTATTTTTAGAGTCAGAGGATCCGGACAAAGATATTTATTTTTATATCAACTCTCCTGGTGGAATGGTAACAGCTGGTATGGGTGTGTATGATACAATGCAATTTATAAAGCCAGACGTTAATACTATTTGTATAGGACTTGCTGCTAGTATGGGGTCTCTTTTATTAGCAGGTGGAGCAAAGGGCAAAAGATATAGTTTGCCTAGTTCACAAATAATGATTCACCAACCATTGGGTGGTTTTAGAGGACAAGCATCTGATATAGAGATTCATGCTAAAAATATTCTACGGAT
Above is a window of Allofrancisella inopinata DNA encoding:
- the clpP gene encoding ATP-dependent Clp endopeptidase proteolytic subunit ClpP, which encodes MITNNLVPTVIEKSAGGERAFDIYSRLLKERIVFLNGEVNDQSANLVIAQLLFLESEDPDKDIYFYINSPGGMVTAGMGVYDTMQFIKPDVNTICIGLAASMGSLLLAGGAKGKRYSLPSSQIMIHQPLGGFRGQASDIEIHAKNILRIKERLNDILAYHTGQDLETIVKDTDRDKFMMAEEAKEYGLIDNVIQSREAMKKVNN